A single window of Salvia splendens isolate huo1 chromosome 6, SspV2, whole genome shotgun sequence DNA harbors:
- the LOC121807380 gene encoding thylakoid lumenal 16.5 kDa protein, chloroplastic-like, which translates to MLLSNAKVFLPCVPSTSSSSSSSSHSAIQIVCRSVAPSETCSIVTSRRAIALSLATAAGFLSGTNYKAGAAILEADEDDELMEKVKRDRKKRLEINSSTQEKAYLQDAVCKLSKIGQAIEKKDLAEANSVIVSAKDTTEWLQKVNSALNKLSSSEEEKTQADLFQLSMASLFSSISEKDEEGSKIAFVASATAFEKWTTLCGLAGQLKGL; encoded by the exons ATGTTGCTCTCAAACGCCAAAGTGTTTCTCCCTTGCGTTCCATCcacatcttcatcttcatcttcatcttcgcATTCAGCAATTCAAATTGTGTGTAGATCTGTTGCTCCTTCTGAGACATGCTCCATTGTCACAAGCAGGAGAGCCATCGCTCTCTCTCTCGCGACCGCTGCCGGTTTTCTCTCCGGCACCAATTACAAGGCCGGCGCCGCCATTTTGGAGGCGGATGAAGATGACGAGCTGATGGAGAAGGTGAAGAGAGATAGGAAGAAGAGGCTCGAGATCAACTCATCAACTCAGGAAAAAG CATACCTGCAAGATGCTGTTTGCAAACTGAGCAAAATAGGGCAGGCTATTGAGAAGAAGGACCTTGCTGAAGCAAATTCTGTTATTGTGTCAGCCAAGGATACAACTGAATGGCTCCAGAAGGTTAATTCTGCCCTCAACAAG TTGAGTTCTAGTGAAGAGGAGAAGACACAGGCTGATCTGTTCCAACTGTCAATGGCCTCCTTATTCTCATCCA TTTCTGAAAAAGATGAAGAAGGGTCTAAGATAGCATTTGTGGCATCTGCAACTGCCTTTGAGAAGTGGACCACTCTATGTGGGTTGGCTGGACAACTCAAAGGCCTTTGA